CCCCGTTCGGCTCAGAGCAGTGGCTAATACGGCTGAGTTTTCCTTCGGCTCAACGGCAAAGGTTAAACGTCCTTCTGGATCAAGATGAGAAGGCCAAATTCGCAGTACTTCGGGTAGATTCTCGATAAGGACGCGTAGTTGCGCGTAGTATTCCAAGGAGACTACTTCCGTTACAACGACACGAACTAGCGGATGCTGAACTAATGCCGCTCCGGTGGCGCTTGGTATCTTGATGGTCAGGCGTTCAGCGAGCTTGTCCACTCCCGCCATTAAAGCAGTGGCAGGTTCCGCTCCCGAAGTATTCCACTGCTCCTCTGTGTTGACCCGCAGTAAGGTCCAATGTACCGTCCAAATTTTACTTCCTTCCGCAGTTGTAGTTGAGCCAGACGGCTTTTGCGGTCTAGACGTAAGACTTCCTATCCATATTGCGTCTACGGGATAATCCCGTGATTCATCGCGGAGAGTAGCTATCAATTTTTTATTGTTTCCTGGCAAGGGGAGTTCAGCATTTTTCAGGAAATCCATGATCGGCCACACTAATGGTACGCCACGGCGTTGTGCTTGCTCCTGGAGAGGTACCTGGTAGGGAGAAGGTCCATTATTTCCAGCTATCCAGTTGCTTCCGTCCTGTTCTTGCAATGTCAGCCATACAAGGGTGGAAGGACGACGTTTTCCCCAGACAATTGCTTCGTGTTTACCCACCAGACGATTAATCGCCTCAGGCTCGAAATTGACAATAAAATATAAGCCATTGGTTGCTGGTTCATAGTGGTAACGGACTGCTAACTCTTCGGCACTGATCGACGGTAACTGAATTTTACGGCTACTCACACGGCTGATAACATCGGCTAGGGCTGAACGAAAAGCAGTCGTTCGTTCCTCTTCGCCCTGTCCGGTAACCGGGATGCTTGCCTGATAGAGATCATTGATCTCCTGAGCCGTCCGCGTTTTCTGTTCCCAGGCCAAGCCCAGAATGATTAGCAACCAATAATATCGTCGTTTTCCAGTCATCATGACGTGCAACGCTATGCGAGCCTTTCTAGCAAGTCAAGACCTTATTGAATATTCGATCAATATAAGGATTCAGAGTGAATTTGCGAGCGATCCATAAAGCGACTACCATATACTATATATTCTGAAATTTTGGAATTTGCCATTGAACTTTGACCAACCTACCAAGCCACTGACCTACCGTGCCGCCGGAGTCGATATTGATGCTGGTAACCGTCTAGTAGAACGGATTAAACCCCACGCCCAACGTACCACGCGGACTGAAGTTCTGGGAGGACTCGGTGGCTTTGGCGCGTTGTTCGAGCTTTCAAGGGGACGTTATCGAGAGCCAGTCCTGGTTTCTACCACCGATGGTGTAGGAACTAAGCTAAGATTGGCTATTGAACTCAATCGTCACGATCGAATTGGAATTGATCTAGTTGCAATGTGTGTCAATGATTTAATCGTTCAAGGCGCGGAGCCACTTTTTTTTCTCGATTATTACGCAACTGGCCGGCTGGATGTGGAAATAGCGACATCGGTCATTGCTGGTATCGCCGATGGCTGCCACCAGTCAGGGGCGGCCCTTGTCGGCGGGGAGACTGCCGAAATGCCCGGCATGTACAGTTTTGGTGATTATGATTTGGCGGGATTCGCGGTTGGTGTCGTAGAAAAATCACTGATCGTGGATGGTCGCCGTGTTCGTTCAGGAGATGTAATCCTGGGTATTGCTTCCTCTGGACTACATTCCAATGGTTATTCATTGGTAAGGCGTATCATCGCAATTCGTGGCATTGACTTGGCTAGCGACTTCCACGGTCAGTCCCTGGGAGAAGTTTTACTGACTCCGACGCGGATCTATGTAAAATCGTTGCTCACCCTTCTATCGACAGTGGAAATTCATGCCATGGCGCATATTACCGGAGGTGGACTCGTTGAAAACCCTCCTCGGGTATTGCCTACTGGCACACGGGCAGTTATCGATACTGCCGCTTGGCCGCATGCACCGATTTTTGATTGGATCCAGGAACAAGGTCTACTGAACGCGACAGAAATGCACCGTACTTTCAATTGTGGTATCGGCATGGTGGTATGCGTCCCTGCGGATCAACACAACATCGCGCTAGCGGAACTAGCCAAAGCCGGCGAAACTGCCTGGGTCATTGGCCAGGTAGAAGCCGCTCCCGGTACCGCTCCAACCGTTATTTTGCTACCCCGCTAATGAACAAACCTGCCGATATACCTTCTTCTTTACTGCCACTCGTGGTACTGGCCTCTGGTAACGGTAGCAACCTTCAGGCATTGTTGGATGCTTGCGCCGCTGGCCACTTACCTGCGGAAGTACGTGCGGTAGTGAGCAACGAACCTACAGCCCATGCCCTGACCCGTGCCAAGCGTGCGGGCGTGGCGACAGAGGTACTGTCTCATCACGACTTTATTGGTAGTCGTAGCGATTATGACGCCGAGTTGGCGGAACGAGTAGATGCTTATCAGCCAGGCCTGATAGTGCTGGCCGGCTTCATGCGTATCCTTACTATCCCGTTCCTGGCCCGCTTTCGAGGCAGAATGCTTAATATTCATCCCGCCCTATTGCCGGCTTTTCGTGGTTTGCACACTCACGCCCGTGCCTTGGCATCGGGAGTAAAGGAGCATGGCGCAACGGTTCACTTCGTTACCGAGGAGTTGGATGGAGGTCCAATTGTGATCCAATCTCGTGTACCAATATTGCCTGACGATACCGAGGAGATTTTAGCAGCCCGAGTTCTGACCAAGGAACACCTGATTTATCCTCTTGCGGTGTCGTGGTTTGCCCAAGGCCGACTCCGTCTTAGCGAGGATGGTCGAGTTTTGTTTGATGGCCAACCAACCCCTCCCCAGGGATACGGTCTCTAAAGGATACGTTTAGCAATGGTTTACCATCATCGCGGTTGTTTGTCATCCATGGCGTGCTTCGATATAGACGAGGCTAAATTTAGGTAAAATTATAGAAGTGGCTGGTAAGGAATGAGTTTTTTGAACTTTATAGAGTGGGATCCGTAGTTACGAGGTTTTTGTCACAACGCTCATGATGGAATTCTGCTTTAGGGCCATAGGTAGCAACTTAGGTTTAGAGACTGTACAAAAATTACCACCTTGCGAATCAGCATCCTACTCGTATGAATACAGATGAGAAACGATAACGAAGACTTAATCTTGTAATTGTACTTTACAATTCCTTGCCCCCTTGGGGGCGCATACTTTTGCCGTTGACTTTTGGTTTAGATACCCCGCAGCTTGCTGCGGGGTAGTTCATTTTAATCAACCGGCTAGTTTTTATACAGCCTCTTAGGTTAAAATTAAGACTTGCTTCCCAACTCTTGACTAGACATTCAGAATTCAGCGATACTGTTATTTTAATGGTTAATGTAAATTACCTCCTAAATTATAGTCATTTAATTAAAGTCAATCATCTCGCCCGAAATGATAAGTGCTTGTGAAAAAAGCTTAAGAGGCTGTATAAAAACTAGCCGGTTGATTATTAAAATGTTATGAGACCTGGGAATCGGTTATAGCTGATCAGCTTTGGAAAAGCTTTTCGAAGAAGCATTCTGGCTATCACCACCGTAGCTTTGATGCCCAGGTCAGTGAAATCTATGCCCGAATTGCGGTCATGAACAACATGACCTACCTGGGCACGCCCATTTCTGTACGGGTTGGATTAGCTACGTCCTAATTTTGGAGAAATAGGGAATTATCGCACTATATTAGTGCCAAATTTATCCATACACCAACGCCTTGCTAATGAAGTAAAAAAGCAAATACAGATCCAGTACGGGTAACTACGAAACAATTTGTCACAATACGTTGAGTTGTAATTTTAGTGATGACAGTTACAAACTGAAGAGTTATTTTTCTTATTATAATAAATAATCTATAATAAAATTATTAAAGTTTTTATTTTTCAATTGAAACTTTAATCTGTCGAAGGCAAATCATAATATAAATTTAAGTTTATTTTGTTGTTATTTTTTCGTGAAAACTTAAAAAGTCTAAGGTATTAATTATATATTAATCCTGTTATACTGGTATGGTTGACATCCTAAAGTATGACTCTTAATAAGGCTATTGTTCCTGGAAAAATTTTTTATGTTATTGTTCCGATTTTTCATAAAAAATCTAATTTTATCAGTAACTATTCTTTTGGGTATTAGCACGGAATACTCTGTTGCTGCTGATGTATCCAAAGAAGTGTCTGTCTCCACCACCACGAAGGAAAGTTTTAATTTTCGCTCTATGACTGATGATGAAAAAAATTCAGCGATGTGCGTGTTTGGTGCAACCACAGGAATGACAGCTTCATATATTGCTGGACCAAGCGAAGTAATTATGTTGGTGGTGGGTGGATTGGTGGTACCATCTTCGTCGTCTATTTTGTTTTGGGGATTGTTTGGAACAATAGCAGCAGCAGGTTGCACTATTGGTGGATTAGCAACACCGGCAACCTCTTGGTTATATAACCGCTATTTCTCTGGTAATTAATCAGGAGAAATAATGAAATCTTTATTTTTGCGTATTTTGGTTATGTTGATGGTGTTGTTATTTAATCTTGCTCCTAGAGCGTGGGCTGAGTCTAGTGATCAAAATATTGAATTATCAGATGATGCCAAAGGGGGAATTGGTTGTGCGCTCCTTACAGGAGTTACTTTGCTTGGATCGCTTGCATCTGGTCCAGGTGAGCTTATTATGATTGCGGGAGGTGGGTCCTTATCGCCATCCGCTACAGCACCTTTAATGGTAAGTTTGACTGCTACTGTCTTTGTGGCTGCGTGTGGTATTGGGATGGCTGCCACACCGGCGGTGTTATGGTTTTCAGAACAAATTGGTATTCTTTTTGATGGACTATTGAGATATCGTGAGACGGCAACGATTGATTCTCAACATCGTTCAGTACCGATATTAACTTCAATCAACAAGCTGTCTCAGCGTGTTGACGCAGATAATTATGTTGCTCAACCATCTCACTAGTTTCAATCCATAATTTATGTTTTAATTTTTCGCAGAAGTCCAGCGGTGTTGTTTGGTGGCAAGCTAAAATTTTATCGTAATTTATGTTTTAGTTGGATATTAACTAACTTTCTGGAGATTCTACTCGTGCCAAGCCGTCTCGTAAAGAAGACTAGCTTGATTATGTTGTTTATATTAGGAGCCATGATTTCTGGCCAAAGTGTCATGGGGGCGGATGCTCTACAATCAGATAATTCCCTTTTGTTTGCACCTATTCCCCCTGTATTGAATGTAATAGATAATGATTCTGCTAAGTTATTTACACCTATGTCTGACGGGGCGATGCAAGGGATGGGTTGTTTTTTGGCAACCACAGCCGGTTTAGCTACGGCGTACGTCATGGGTCCGACAGAACTTATGATGTTGGTTACGGGGGCTGTGATTGTTCCCTCAAAATCATCGTTATTGTTTATTGCATTAGGAGGCATTTTAGGAGCAGGAACCTGTAGCTTGGGTGCTTCTCTTGCGCCGAGTGTTTTATGGGCAAACGAAAATTTTAAAGGGATTTCTGAAAGAATTCATGAAGGGATAAAAACTACATTTAAACCGAAAATAGAACACGGAAAAACTGATACTAATTATATTACTTCAGAAATACGCCCGATGAATAAAGGAGAAATTCAAGGTGCGGGATGTTTGCTTGGATTTTTGGGAATAGGAGCAGTTGCTCTAGCAACTGCTCCCACTGAAGCAGTTATGCTCGCAGCAGGCGGGGTTGGTGTGCCTTCTAGTACGTCATTATTAATGATGGGTATGTTGGGAACATTACTTCCAGCGGGTTGTAGCTTAGGATCTGCATTTTCTTTACCTGTAGTAGAGCTTTATCAAAATTTTGATAAAGCAGTGATTGGGCAGAAATTTGCTTCATTGAAGAGAGCATTGCATGAAGATGTAGAGAAATTAAAGTCTGCAAATCAAAATTCTTTTATCAAACCAGAAATTGGTACGGCGATGCGGGTTGTACAAAAAGAAATTGAATAAATCTTAATTTATCAGCTTAAGTCCGAGAAATCGAACTATGTTGCGACATGGTTAAAACCATGGAGATTTCGGTGCCGAATTTTGATGAGGAAATATCAGTGACGGCTCGACAGTTAATTCGAAAATTGATTATCACAGTTTTTTGTGGATGTTTGTTGGTAGGATCCACTTTCGCGGATACCGATGGAAAAGTAGTGAAAGATCTTTCAGAGGATGAAATATCAAGTTTTGGTTGTCTTTTTGGTGGTATCGGATTATTCACAGCAGGTTATGTGGCAGGACCGAGTGAAGCTATCATGTTATGGGGAGGTGGATTATTGGTTCCTTCGGGTAATTCAGTACTTGCCATTTCAATGTTGGGTGCGCTGGGAGCAGCTGGTTGCTCTATTGGCGCTAGCCTTGCTCCAACAATTTCTTGGTTGTTCGAGCAAGTAGATCGATTCTTTTTATATGCTTCATCAAGTATTAATTGAATGTTACAAAGACACATAACTATTATTATTAATAATAGGCTTTAGAGAAATATAATAATCCTATGTATGTAAATTTTGGATTTTTGGAGACCTTAATGAAAAAAATTATAGTAATTATATCTCTGTCGTTAATTCCGTTGATGGTGCCAGCTGAGAACGTCAACATTACATCAACCACTGTTACGCCTTCCACTACTGTGTCGGTGACCGACGAATCTAATGGTTCATGGCGGACTTTAATTACTGGTTTTGGTGTCGTGAGTGGTGTAATTATTGCTGATTTATTTATGGGTGGATCATTGACATATTCATTGTTCGGATGGGTTCCAACGGTTACTGCCGGACCAGTGGCTTATTCACCCGAAGTATTGAGCGCGCGTGCTGCGGGCGCAGTATTAGGAGAAATGATTACACCAGCTACCAACCTCCGTGATGTTGCAGCGCGGCGCGATATGTTTTACGCATTAATGTTAGGAATAGGCGGAACCATCGGTGCTGTGGTAACGTATGGATTAACAGAAAATGCAGGTGATATTGATATTGATTCAAATCGTATTAAAACTACGCGGTAATTTATTTTAATTTTTTAATCATTGTACATCATAAACAGTAATCCCTGTGCTGATACTCTTTATGAGTATCCGTAGAGGGATTTATTTATTGTTATTATATTTTAATTCAAATTTAATTTAGTTTAGTTAGGCGTCTATAAAAACGATAGGATTTATTTATGTTGCGGAGCATGACTGCCTTTGGACGTCAGGTAGTGTTAAGAAAAGGAGGAGAGTTAGTCTGGGAATTACGTTGCGTTAACCAACGATTTTTAGAGCAAATCATTCGTTTGCCAGAAGACTTGCGTATTCTGGAACCACAAGTACGTGAACGAATTACAGCCCGATTACGCCGGGGTAAAATCGAGTGTATGTTGCGTTGGCAACCGACAGAAGGGTATGCTGAACTTATTCTTAATCATTCTTTAGTTGAACAAATTGCTCAACTTATTAAACAAGTAGATACATTATTCTCCAACACTACTTCAGTGTCTTCACTGGAAGTATTGCGATGGGTGGGTGTAATTCAAACTCAGGAAATTGATTTAGTATCTGTTCAACAAGATGCGATGGTAGCATTGGAATTAGTATTGAGTGATGTACTGGAAAATCGAGAACGTGAAGGTGCGCGCATTACGATCTTAATTAGAGATCGTCTCGCTACGATGGAGGGAGTGCTGAGGCGAATAAGAATACGTCTGCCGGAGGTTCTAGTTCGACAACGAGAACGGTTAAATTCTCGATTGACGGAAGTCCAGGCTGCTCTCGGCCCGGAACGGCTGGAACAAGAAATGTTGCTTTTTGTCCAGCGTATCGATGTCGAGGAAGAGATTGATCGTCTTGATAGCCATATTGAAGAAGTACGCCGAATTATCGCTGAAGAAGAAAACGCAGGACGACGCCTGGATTTTTTGATGCAGGAACTCAATCGAGAAGCTAATACGCTTGGTTCTAAATCAGTTGACATGGAAATTACCCGATCTGCTGTTGATCTCAAAGTTCTTATTGAACAAATGCGTGAGCAAATTCAGAATATTGAATAATCTGAAATGAACGTCTCCGCCGCAAGTGGCGAGGTATTACTTCGCTACGTTCGCATCTTCA
This region of Gammaproteobacteria bacterium genomic DNA includes:
- a CDS encoding conserved hypothetical protein (Evidence 4 : Unknown function but conserved in other organisms); this translates as MMTGKRRYYWLLIILGLAWEQKTRTAQEINDLYQASIPVTGQGEEERTTAFRSALADVISRVSSRKIQLPSISAEELAVRYHYEPATNGLYFIVNFEPEAINRLVGKHEAIVWGKRRPSTLVWLTLQEQDGSNWIAGNNGPSPYQVPLQEQAQRRGVPLVWPIMDFLKNAELPLPGNNKKLIATLRDESRDYPVDAIWIGSLTSRPQKPSGSTTTAEGSKIWTVHWTLLRVNTEEQWNTSGAEPATALMAGVDKLAERLTIKIPSATGAALVQHPLVRVVVTEVVSLEYYAQLRVLIENLPEVLRIWPSHLDPEGRLTFAVEPKENSAVLATALSRTGVLFIDEPESSTDRPTREDSTLYYRKIKND
- a CDS encoding membrane hypothetical protein (Evidence 5 : Unknown function), which encodes MLFGGKLKFYRNLCFSWILTNFLEILLVPSRLVKKTSLIMLFILGAMISGQSVMGADALQSDNSLLFAPIPPVLNVIDNDSAKLFTPMSDGAMQGMGCFLATTAGLATAYVMGPTELMMLVTGAVIVPSKSSLLFIALGGILGAGTCSLGASLAPSVLWANENFKGISERIHEGIKTTFKPKIEHGKTDTNYITSEIRPMNKGEIQGAGCLLGFLGIGAVALATAPTEAVMLAAGGVGVPSSTSLLMMGMLGTLLPAGCSLGSAFSLPVVELYQNFDKAVIGQKFASLKRALHEDVEKLKSANQNSFIKPEIGTAMRVVQKEIE
- the purN gene encoding phosphoribosylglycinamide formyltransferase 1; translation: MNKPADIPSSLLPLVVLASGNGSNLQALLDACAAGHLPAEVRAVVSNEPTAHALTRAKRAGVATEVLSHHDFIGSRSDYDAELAERVDAYQPGLIVLAGFMRILTIPFLARFRGRMLNIHPALLPAFRGLHTHARALASGVKEHGATVHFVTEELDGGPIVIQSRVPILPDDTEEILAARVLTKEHLIYPLAVSWFAQGRLRLSEDGRVLFDGQPTPPQGYGL
- a CDS encoding YicC family protein, which produces MLRSMTAFGRQVVLRKGGELVWELRCVNQRFLEQIIRLPEDLRILEPQVRERITARLRRGKIECMLRWQPTEGYAELILNHSLVEQIAQLIKQVDTLFSNTTSVSSLEVLRWVGVIQTQEIDLVSVQQDAMVALELVLSDVLENREREGARITILIRDRLATMEGVLRRIRIRLPEVLVRQRERLNSRLTEVQAALGPERLEQEMLLFVQRIDVEEEIDRLDSHIEEVRRIIAEEENAGRRLDFLMQELNREANTLGSKSVDMEITRSAVDLKVLIEQMREQIQNIE
- a CDS encoding membrane hypothetical protein (Evidence 5 : Unknown function), giving the protein MYVNFGFLETLMKKIIVIISLSLIPLMVPAENVNITSTTVTPSTTVSVTDESNGSWRTLITGFGVVSGVIIADLFMGGSLTYSLFGWVPTVTAGPVAYSPEVLSARAAGAVLGEMITPATNLRDVAARRDMFYALMLGIGGTIGAVVTYGLTENAGDIDIDSNRIKTTR
- a CDS encoding membrane hypothetical protein (Evidence 5 : Unknown function), whose protein sequence is MVKTMEISVPNFDEEISVTARQLIRKLIITVFCGCLLVGSTFADTDGKVVKDLSEDEISSFGCLFGGIGLFTAGYVAGPSEAIMLWGGGLLVPSGNSVLAISMLGALGAAGCSIGASLAPTISWLFEQVDRFFLYASSSIN
- a CDS encoding membrane hypothetical protein (Evidence 5 : Unknown function), translated to MKSLFLRILVMLMVLLFNLAPRAWAESSDQNIELSDDAKGGIGCALLTGVTLLGSLASGPGELIMIAGGGSLSPSATAPLMVSLTATVFVAACGIGMAATPAVLWFSEQIGILFDGLLRYRETATIDSQHRSVPILTSINKLSQRVDADNYVAQPSH
- a CDS encoding conserved membrane hypothetical protein (Evidence 4 : Unknown function but conserved in other organisms) encodes the protein MLLFRFFIKNLILSVTILLGISTEYSVAADVSKEVSVSTTTKESFNFRSMTDDEKNSAMCVFGATTGMTASYIAGPSEVIMLVVGGLVVPSSSSILFWGLFGTIAAAGCTIGGLATPATSWLYNRYFSGN
- the purM gene encoding phosphoribosylformylglycinamide cyclo-ligase, translated to MNFDQPTKPLTYRAAGVDIDAGNRLVERIKPHAQRTTRTEVLGGLGGFGALFELSRGRYREPVLVSTTDGVGTKLRLAIELNRHDRIGIDLVAMCVNDLIVQGAEPLFFLDYYATGRLDVEIATSVIAGIADGCHQSGAALVGGETAEMPGMYSFGDYDLAGFAVGVVEKSLIVDGRRVRSGDVILGIASSGLHSNGYSLVRRIIAIRGIDLASDFHGQSLGEVLLTPTRIYVKSLLTLLSTVEIHAMAHITGGGLVENPPRVLPTGTRAVIDTAAWPHAPIFDWIQEQGLLNATEMHRTFNCGIGMVVCVPADQHNIALAELAKAGETAWVIGQVEAAPGTAPTVILLPR